The genomic interval TTGCGGATAAATGGGACGAGAGCACGATTGATGGGGTAACTGATCTGCTTCTAGTTTGATTTGTAAACAACCATTATTGAGCGCGGCTTTTGTGCTAATTCCTTTCGGTTTGAGGGAGCGATTTAACAAACTGGAAATGGCATTAGTGTCACCTTCTCTGGCAAGTTGAAGTAGATTGGGTTGGGAGGTAGTCATGGTTGTTTCCTGAACAAATGAGTTAAGTAAGGAGTGTAGCAGGCAAAGAAATGGGAAGATACGATCGCATTCTTATATCTTTTACAAATGCACTTTTTTAAACTGCATCCTGAGCAGATTTAATACTTTTTTTGGCACGCCCCCAAATAGTGGAAAGGGCGCTATTGAGATAAATATAGCGATCGCCTGCAATTTCGTGGGCATCAATGCCATATTCCCCTATCAACGTTTCACCATAAGGAGAACTGGCGGAGAGAAAATTATGAGTTTCGTCTGATTCAATGTAGTACTGCCAGACATCATAGGCAAAATTGTATTCTTTAAAGGCATCTGCCAGTTCTTTGTATGCAGGATGATTACTGCCTCCTGACTGTCTTTCCAGGCGATCCAAAACTACCTTGAGTTCCCGCACCTGTTGCCCATAGTCTCGATAATTCATGCCCACAGACAACCTGGAAGCAAGGGCAGAAAATTTATCAGTTACATCTCGAAGCACAGGCAGTAATTGTTCCAGATGTTTAATTTGCTGCTCAACGCCCTGAATGGATTGTTCTACAGAGGTGAGTTGGGTTTGGGCATTGCTGCGTTTAACCTCAATTGTTTGCAAATTAAGTACTGGCAGTTTTGGAACATTGCTCAGGAGGGCGATCGCATCCTCTAGCTTTTTCTGGTTGCTCTGCAATTGTTTCTGATCTGCCTTCAATTCATCAAGATTTGAATGCGCTTCAATTAATTTGATCCCGCCTACCAGTTCATCTGCTTGCGCAACAATCTTTGCTTGTGCGGAACGCGTCCAAAAAATCCATCCTCCCATACCTGCACTACTCAGAAGAAAAACCGTCGCAGCACTCAAAATTACAATTAGCCTGCCCCGATTATTTTGCGTTGTTAGTTTGGAGGTAGAAAGCTGTGTTGAGTGTGGGGAAGAGATTGGTTGAATAACAGTTATTTGAGGCTTTGCGATCGCCAACTTCCCAGCATCAGGTTCAACCTTTTTGGATTCGACGTAGGTATCAAGGATAAATTCCTGCTGCCAATCTGGAAAGTCACTATCTTTTTTCCTGCCATAAAGTTTAACTGTTTGAATAGCGGTTATTCCTAAACTAACTAAGCCTTTATAAACCAGAGTTGATAATATTTGCTGATCTGGAGCCTGATCTGATTCCAGAAAAAGAGACAGGCAACGATCTTTGAGAAATGCTTTAGTAGTAATTCCTTTTGCTTGTAGGGAACGATTCATTAAAGTAGCGATCGCATTTGGATCGCCTTGTTTCGCAAGCTCTAAATAATTTGGTTGAAAAGTTGACATCAAATCTCTCCGAGAAATACCTCATCATCGTTCCCTTTCTTCATCGTTCCCCGGATGATAGATCAATTACCACATCACAGTAGAAATTTGTTACGAATCAAGGATTTTCCATTACTGTTTGCCTGATTATGCTCAACTCCACATCCTGTAACAGTCCTAAATCAGTTTTGAGATTGAGAGGCTTTGTAAGAAAAGAATCCACTGAAATCCTTTCTCGCAAAGGTCACTGACACTGCGGGGCAGATTCACAGATTCGAGATCGGCGTTAATGGGTTGAGAGTATTTACTTGGCGCTAAACTAAAGACACCTGTGATATAGCAGTCCTAAATCATTTGTGAACTTGAGGGGCTTTGTGAAAAAGGTTTCCAAAGGAAATCTTTTTCACAATCCAAATAGGATCGCTATAGAGCTATTGGAGTTCCAAAATTAGACCAGGAGGGGGCAGTGGCGATCGCCAGATCCAAGCTAACTTTTGAGGAGTATCTCACCTACGACGATGCTACAGATAATCGTTATGAGCTGGTGAATGGGGAGTTAATTGAATTGCCACCAGAATCTGGGCTAAACGTTTGCATCGCCAAATACTTATTTTTAATGCTGATCAATGCGGGCGTTTCCTTTAAATTAATTCAATTACATGCCTGCGAAATTCAAGTTCCCGTGTTGCAGTCTGGTGATGCTCAAAACCGTTATCCCGATCTGGTTGTTTTTCGGGAAGAGCATTTGGAACTGACCCAAAGGCGCTTAACGATTACCCTGGATATGCCTCCACCTGCTCTGGTGGTTGAAATTGTAAGTCCAGGAAAGAGCAATCACGAACGGGATTACCAGCGCAAGCGCGAACAATATAGCAGGGTAGGTATTCCCGAATATTGGATTATCGATCCCGAACAACAAATCGTGATTGTCTTGACACTCGAATCGGGTCAGTACATCGAATCTGGAGCATTCAGAGAGCAAAATAGACTGGCTTCTCCTACCTTTCCAACTTTGCAAATCGCGATCGCTCAAATATTTGAAGCTGCTCGTTGAGGAGGGAGTAGGGGGTAGGGGTCAGGGGGTAGGGGGAGAGAGCCAGGAAAGAGAACGGGTCTTCCCACTTCCCTCATCTCTCCACTCCCTACTCCTTACTCTCTATTCCCCACTCCCTACTCCCCCGCCTGCTTCTGCTGGATATATTCCTCAATATCCGCCACTGCCTGTTCAAAGGCATGCAGGTCAAATTGGAGGGGTTCCTGCGGTTCCGGTTTGGCAGGTTGGGGGTTAGGGGGGGCGATCGATTGCACACCTGGTTGACCATCCGTAAACTGAAGCCGCTCCTGCAATTGATCAAGCGCCT from Kovacikia minuta CCNUW1 carries:
- a CDS encoding Uma2 family endonuclease, coding for MAIARSKLTFEEYLTYDDATDNRYELVNGELIELPPESGLNVCIAKYLFLMLINAGVSFKLIQLHACEIQVPVLQSGDAQNRYPDLVVFREEHLELTQRRLTITLDMPPPALVVEIVSPGKSNHERDYQRKREQYSRVGIPEYWIIDPEQQIVIVLTLESGQYIESGAFREQNRLASPTFPTLQIAIAQIFEAAR